From the genome of Corallococcus macrosporus DSM 14697:
GGATCTCGGCTTCCAGCCGCGCACCCTCCGCGAACTGCGCCGCCAACGTCGAGGTCAGCCGCTGGAACCTCGCGGCGAACGGCTCGTCTTCGTCCTGAGCATCCTCGGCGCCCACGTACCGGCCCGGGGTCAGAACGAAGCCGTGGCTGCTGATATTCTCCAGTCGAGCTGCCTTACAGAAGCCAGCTATGTCCTCGTACTTGCCGGCGCCCTTGTCGCCCCTCCAGGCACGATAGATGCCTGCCACTCGGGCGATGTCCTCGTCGGTTAGTTCCCGGTGAGTGCGATCGATCATCCGCCCGAGCTTCCGGGCGTCAATGAAGAGGGTCTCACCGCAACGGTCGCGCAGTCGGTTGTTCTTCTTGTCCCTGGCGAGGAACCAGAGGCAAACCGGAATCTGCGTGGAGTAGAAGAGCTGGCTGGGCAGGGCCACCATGCAGTCCACGAGGTTAGCTTCGACTATCGCCCTGCGGATCTCCCCTTCGCCGCTCTGGTTTGAGGACATGCTGCCGTTGGCGAGCACGAATCCGGCCGTGCCAGTAGGGGCCAAGTGGTGAATGAAGTGCTGCACCCAGGCGAAGTTGGCGTTGCCAGCCGGAGGCACGCCGAACTTCCAGCGGACGTCCTCGCGGAGTCGCTCCCCACCCCAGTCGCTGTCGTTGAAGGGCGGGTTTGCCAGAATGTAATCAGCCTTCAAATCCTTGTGCTGGTCCCGGCGGAAGCTATCGGCGTTCTCTGCGCCGAGGTTTGCGTCGATGCCCCGGATCGCGAGGTTCATCTTGGCCAAGCGCCACGTCGTGGGGTTCGACTCCTGGCCGAAGATGCTGATGTCCCCGAGCTTGCCGCCGTGCGCCTCCACGAACTTCTCGCTCTGGATGAACATGCCGCCGCTGCCGCAGCAGGGGTCGTACACCCGGCCTCGGTACGGCGCCAGCATCTCCACGAGCAGCTTCACCACGGACCGGGGCGTGTAGAACTGGCCGCCCTTCTTGCCCTCGGCGCTGGCGAACTCCGAGAGGAAGTACTCGTAGACCCGGCCGAGGATGTCCTTGCTGCGGTTCGCCCGGTCTCCGAGGCCGATGCTGCCGATCAGGTCTATCAGTTCGCCGAGGCGCTGCTTGTCCAGCCCCGGGCGGGCGTACTCCTTCGGCAGGACGCTCTTAAGACTGGGGTTGTCCCGCTCGATGGCGACCATGGCGTCATCCACGAGCTTGCCGATAGTCGGCTGCTTTGCCTGTGCCTGGAGCTGAGACCAACGGGCCTCCCTGGGAACCCAGAATATGTTCTCGGCCCGGTACTCGTCCGGGTCCTCGGGGTCGGCACCCTGGTCGGCCTCGGCCAACAGCTGGGCTTTGTGCTCCTCGAAGGCGTCGCTGACGTACTTGAGGAAGATCAGGCCGAGGACCACATGCTTGTACTCGGCGGCATCGAGGTTGTTCCGGAGCTTGTCGGCTGCCTGCCAGAGGGTAGCCTCGAAACCGAGATCGCCGCCGTTTTTCTCGGGGCGGGCTTGCTTACGCATTCCCGCTTGGGGCCGGTCGGCCACAGGCGCATCCTCGGGGGGGGGCTCAGCTCCATCGGGTGCGCCGAGGTTCAGGATGCGCTGGACGAGAACCTCCTTCTCACGGCCACCGCGGTCCAGCCCCAGAGCTTCGCAGATGGCCTGAAGCTCCTCTCGCTTGAGCAGGCCAAGCAGCTCCCCGAAGTCCACGGATCTGGACCGAATGATGGCGTTCACGTGGTTCTGGATGACGCGACGGTCGCCGACATCGAGCCCGAAGTGGTCGGAGAGGCTGGTCAGCCTGTCCCTGGAGAGCTGCTCAAGGGTGGCACGTCGCTGCTGTGGGGTCAGAGGAAGCGGGGGAGCCATCGGAGGCGGACCATACCGTAACCTCCGAGTCGATCCTCCAGGTTACGGGGCTCCCGCCTCTGCTCTGCGGTACCGGACTTTAGATGGGCGGCCCTGCACGGGCACCGAACCGCCACCGCAATGGATGCGGGAGGAGCGTTCAGGGCCAACATGGCTGTCGCTCAAGCAGAGGCCCAGCGGTTGCTGGAGCACGACTGGAACCGTACGGCTCCCGTTCGACGGCCAGCCGGGAAGGGGAGGGCGATTTCGGCAGGCAATCTGCGTACGTAATCCGTACGTAATCGACCGGACTCCAGCGAACCCTTATGAACGGTTCAGCCCCGTAAGTACCCTGTGTTTCCGGGTACTTACGGGGCTGCCCTAATGTCCCCGACGGGATTCGAACCCGTGTTACCGGCTTGAAAGGCCAGCGTCCTGGGCCTCTAGACGACGGGGACGTCGCGCTTCACTGCAACAACATGAGTCGCGGGGGGATCGAACCCCCGACCCTCGGCTTAAAAGGCCGGTGCTCTACCAGCTGAGCTAGCGACTCGCACTATTCTTTTTTAAATTTTTCGCCACCACCCCGGAAGCCCCCGGGGCAGGCGCTTCCTACCCGAACTCGGCGACGCTTTCCACTGGCGAGCGCATGGGGGCGTTTCTGACAACGTCCCGTCCGCTCTCCGGTGAACGTCCCGCACAGGGGCCCTTCGCACCCTGTCACCCCCCGGCGGTATACAGGAGGCATGTCCCAGGATGTCCACGCCAACGAAGAGGAGACCGAGGACGACGCCGAGCGGGCCCCGTTCCGCCGCTACCTCACCCGGGCGGGCGCCGAGCGCCTGCACCGCGAGCTCGTCCACCTCCTCAATGAGGAGCGC
Proteins encoded in this window:
- a CDS encoding N-6 DNA methylase codes for the protein MAPPLPLTPQQRRATLEQLSRDRLTSLSDHFGLDVGDRRVIQNHVNAIIRSRSVDFGELLGLLKREELQAICEALGLDRGGREKEVLVQRILNLGAPDGAEPPPEDAPVADRPQAGMRKQARPEKNGGDLGFEATLWQAADKLRNNLDAAEYKHVVLGLIFLKYVSDAFEEHKAQLLAEADQGADPEDPDEYRAENIFWVPREARWSQLQAQAKQPTIGKLVDDAMVAIERDNPSLKSVLPKEYARPGLDKQRLGELIDLIGSIGLGDRANRSKDILGRVYEYFLSEFASAEGKKGGQFYTPRSVVKLLVEMLAPYRGRVYDPCCGSGGMFIQSEKFVEAHGGKLGDISIFGQESNPTTWRLAKMNLAIRGIDANLGAENADSFRRDQHKDLKADYILANPPFNDSDWGGERLREDVRWKFGVPPAGNANFAWVQHFIHHLAPTGTAGFVLANGSMSSNQSGEGEIRRAIVEANLVDCMVALPSQLFYSTQIPVCLWFLARDKKNNRLRDRCGETLFIDARKLGRMIDRTHRELTDEDIARVAGIYRAWRGDKGAGKYEDIAGFCKAARLENISSHGFVLTPGRYVGAEDAQDEDEPFAARFQRLTSTLAAQFAEGARLEAEIRKQLGKVAEQG